Proteins encoded by one window of Aspergillus puulaauensis MK2 DNA, chromosome 4, nearly complete sequence:
- a CDS encoding uncharacterized protein (COG:S;~EggNog:ENOG410Q0QF;~InterPro:IPR037401,IPR032710;~PFAM:PF13577), producing the protein MGYPTGSTIWPISQCSDDIKKLVDRLFTLADTKTVDAGDLLAQEVFSAEGQFLSPQGTFTGSNEIRESRKNAWTTVKTRYHVVSKVYINDTQGTDLIIIGSLSTEALDTTRARVDFVARMVVETTDQGARVRQYRVITPPATDPRPLLNEL; encoded by the exons ATGGGATACCCAACAGGATCTACCATCTGGCCAATCTCTCAATGCTCAGAtgatattaaaaaactagTCGACCGCCTGTTCACCCTGGCCGACACAAAGACCGTCGATGCTGGagacctcctcgcccaggaAGTCTTCAGTGCTGAAGGCCAGTTCCTGTCACCGCAAGGAACGTTTACTGGATCTAACG AAATACGTGAATCTCGCAAAAACGCATGGACTACAGTCAAGACTCGCTACCACGTTGTGTCCAAAGTTTACATAAATGACACACAAGGCACTGACCTTATTATCATTGGAAGTTTGAGTACAGAGGCTCTGGACACAACGCGAGCAAGGGTTGACTTTGTTGCGCGCATGGTTGTTGAGACGACTGATCAGGGCGCGAGAGTCCGACAGTACCGCGTTATTACTCCCCCGGCAACGGATCCACGACCTCTACTTAACGAGCTGTGA
- a CDS encoding uncharacterized protein (COG:S;~EggNog:ENOG410PX69;~TransMembrane:7 (o20-38i50-72o92-115i127-154o174-198i205-227o247-266i)), which yields MSLPVQSRSLAADEQYQQSLAYGLIIGTAVFSLILYTRAIVVKSFGADDIAVCIALAITQAFNGLGVAVVYYGQGQHMQNLSPEQRAVWLRLYYAAMCLYLYASLSVKLSILIFLRRIFFVPRLTAGLMVFQVSFSVSGSFVLAFQCAPARAAFDTSIKNPNCYNRYTLYKITLYQAVLIFMGDLVMLVAPVPILMGLKMPTRKIVALLAIFGSGIIACIAPIVRFSTLDYLRQGSTDLTFDATSSLYWMAIEFNLGLVAGSLSSLKPLSLFHKFGSSKDSRYKKSSRGNPYELQSSNLKDSRRGRRKGSLGMGTTILQETGNESQERII from the exons ATGTCGTTGCCAGTGCAGTCACGTAGCCTGGCCGCAGACGAGCAATACCAGCAGTCGCTGGCCTATGGCCTCATAATTGGCACTGCAGTCTTCTCTCTCATC CTCTACACCAGAGCGATTGTCGTCAAGAGCTTCGGAGCCGATGATATCGCTGTCTGCATTGCTTTG GCCATCACACAGGCGTTCAACGGGCTCGGAGTCGCAGTTGTATACTATGGACAGGGCCAGCATATGCAGAATCTGTCCCCCGAGCAACGCGCAGTTTGGCTCAGG CTCTACTATGCAGCAATGTGCCTATATCTCTATGCATCGCTGTCAGTGAAGCTCAGCATCCTGATATTCCTTCGGCGGATTTTCTTCGTACCT CGACTCACCGCGGGCCTCATGGTCTTTCAGGTTTCCTTCTCAGTCTCTGGCTCCTTCGTCCTCGCATTCCAATGCGCCCCAGCTAG GGCTGCCTTTGACACGAGCATCAAAAACCCAAACTGCTACAACCGCTATACCCTATACAAGATCACGCTGTACCAAGCCGTCCTGATCTTCATGGGGGACCTGGTCATGCTTGTCGCACCGGTTCCTATCTTGATGGGTCTCAAAATGCCAACAAGAAAGATTGTCGCTTTACTTGCGATCTTCGGGTCGGGCATAATCGCGTGCATCGCGCCCATCGTCCGGTTCAGCACCCTTGACTATCTGCGCCAGGGCTCCACTGATCTCACCT TTGACGCGACATCCTCGCTATACTGGATGGCTATCGAGTTCAATCTCGGCCTGGTGGCTGGCTCGCTCTCGTCATTGAAGCCGCTATCCCTGTTTCACAAGTTCGGGTCGTCCAAGGATTCGCGGTACAAAAAGTCTTCCAGGGGTAATCCGTATGAACTGCAGAGCTCAAATCTTAAAGACTCTAGGAGGGGAAGACGAAAGGGAAGCTTGGGAATGGGGACAACTATTTTGCAGGAAACAGGAAACGAGAGTCAGGAGCGTATTATCTAG
- a CDS encoding FAD-dependent oxidoreductase (COG:C,H;~EggNog:ENOG410PVN9;~InterPro:IPR036188,IPR002938;~TransMembrane:1 (n13-23c28/29o468-489i);~go_function: GO:0071949 - FAD binding [Evidence IEA]), which translates to MAESHPERPRFKVLIAGGGLVGLGLALALERAGIDYVLFEKGQFAPQLGASIGLHPHSLRILDQLGVWGDIEREVVPLQDRNHYSETGYCFEESHVIGVINTVLRRPIIFMERCRALEILHTHVRDKSRLHAVNGVVAYEETEDGVTVTTEDGKTHRGNILVGADGIHSRVRQLMAEKKASTDPESSSHLIEGETSMTEYKSLGRCAKDRPGFTSEYNCIFGVSRNDPGAPFLRDGMVHNVYYPRYSAVAAAGVPGLVFWFLFVKAASTTRTPNCPRFSDDDAEALISRYGGSQLGPGYTVRDLWNARVKATMAPLEEGVLKQWSHGRVVLMGDAVHKVTINPGLGGNLAYEGIARLTNALVPLLKEHPIPSKEQLCEVFDKYFAGQSPRAHTVCSVSGEITRYEAQDSWLYKFAAQYIIPLVSDSRKASAYAAFSNGGPWLEYLPLPALDIDLPQQRERELNSSIQGLPLFSIVGGIIAGLGVTAAIYRRYH; encoded by the exons ATGGCGGAATCTCATCCGGAAAGACCTCGTTTCAAGGTCCTGATCGCTGGAGGGGGCCTTGTCGGGCTGGGTTTGGCCCTTGCCCTCGAGCGCGCTGGAATCGACTACGTGCTGTTTGAGAAGGGTCAATTTGCGCCGCAGCTGGGGGCTTCGATTGGATTGCATCCTCACTCCTTGCGGATTCTGGACCAGCTGGGGGTGTGGGGGGATATAGAGCGAGAGGTTGTTCCGTTGCAGGACCGCAATCATTATAGCGAAACTGGCTATTGTTTCGAGGAGTCGCATGTTATTGGCGTGATCAACACAGT GCTCCGACGACCGATTATCTTCATGGAAAGGTGCAGGGCGTTGGAAATCCTACACACCCACGTTCGAGATAAATCACGACTGCACGCGGTCAATGGCGTTGTTGCCTACGAGGAGACTGAGGATGGGGTGACAGTGACTACGGAGGATGGGAAAACTCATCGAGGGAATATCCTGGTGGGAGCAGATGGGATACACAGTCGAGTGAGGCAGTTGATggcagaaaaaaaggccAGTACTGACCCGGAGTCAAGCAGCCATTTGATTGAGGGTGAGACTAGCATGACTGAATATAAATCGCTTGGACGTTGTGCTAAGGATAGACCAGGCTTTACGAGCGAGTACAACTGCATCTTCGGGGTGTCACGGAATGACCCTGGCGCCCCTTTCCTTCGCGATGGAATGGTCCACAATGTGTACTATCCCAGATACTCGGCCGTTGCAGCTGCCGGGGTGCCTGGGCTGGTCTTCTGGTTTCTGTTCGTCAAGGCTGCCTCCACCACAAGGACGCCGAATTGTCCACGAttcagcgacgacgacgccgaagccCTCATTAGTCGGTACGGCGGTTCACAGCTTGGCCCGGGATACACAGTACGGGATCTTTGGAATGCGCGTGTCAAAGCCACGATGGCTCCATTAGAGGAAGGCGTCTTGAAACAATGGAGTCATGGCCGAGTGGTGTTGATGGGTGATGCAGTTCATAAG GTCACCATCAACCCAGGGCTAGGGGGTAACCTGGCATACGAAGGCATCGCCCGTCTCACGAACGCCCTCGTCCCTCTGCTCAAGGAGCATCCCATACCATCGAAAGAACAGCTATGCGAGGTCTTCGATAAATACTTTGCCGGCCAAAGCCCACGAGCACATACTGTCTGCAGCGTCTCTGGGGAGATAACCCGCTATGAGGCTCAAGATTCCTGGCTGTACAAATTCGCCGCGCAGTACATTATCCCTCTCGTCAGCGACAGCAGAAAGGCTAGTGCATATGCTGCATTCTCGAATGGGGGACCGTGGCTGGAGTACCTTCCTCTGCCTGCTCTGGACATTGATCTTCCACAGCAACGGGAAAGGGAGTTGAATAGTTCCATCCAGGGCTTACCTCTGTTTTCTATCGTGGGGGGCATAATAGCTGGACTGGGGGTCACGGCTGCCATATATCGGCGTTATCACTAA
- the ILV2_2 gene encoding acetolactate synthase, mitochondrial (COG:E;~EggNog:ENOG410PFW3;~InterPro:IPR012846,IPR012001,IPR012000,IPR011766, IPR029061,IPR039368,IPR029035;~PFAM:PF02775,PF02776,PF00205;~go_function: GO:0000287 - magnesium ion binding [Evidence IEA];~go_function: GO:0003824 - catalytic activity [Evidence IEA];~go_function: GO:0003984 - acetolactate synthase activity [Evidence IEA];~go_function: GO:0030976 - thiamine pyrophosphate binding [Evidence IEA];~go_function: GO:0050660 - flavin adenine dinucleotide binding [Evidence IEA];~go_process: GO:0009082 - branched-chain amino acid biosynthetic process [Evidence IEA]), with translation MGLSGGAIFRKMMVKHGVEHIFGYPGGAILPVFDAIYKAPEFDFVLPRHEQGAGHMAEGYARACGRPGVVLVTSGPGATNLITPMMDALADGTPMVVFCGQVSTGRVGMDGFQEADVLGMSRSCTKWNISVRDVVELPSRINEAFQIATFGRPGPVLVELPIDVTASILQRPIPRLDISRPTKLGLAMSNIHQRDLHSRIDRVASLVNTAKQPVLYVGQGMLASPRGPALLKELADKASIPVTTSLQGLGAFDETDQKALHMLGLHGSGYANIAMQNADLIIALGARFDDRVTGSIPKFAPKAKQAADEGRGGIVHFDITPKNVNKVVQVTEAVLGDCADNLELLLPLVEKKNRPEWLSKIECWKEQFPFCTVQEGDGYQDGLVQPQALIEALNHLVEPVKERTIITTGVGQHQMWAAQHFRWKHPRTLVTSGGLGTMGYGLPAAIGAKLARRDALVIDIDGDASFNMTLNELLTASQFNIDVKVLVLNNEEQGMVTHLQSVYYQDRFCHSHHTNPDFVEAAEAMGVQADRCSTSGEVKDKLKWLLSTKGPAVLEVMTTKKALSLPMVPAGKGLDEFVYYDTEK, from the exons ATGGGCCTCAGCGGCGGGGCGATATTCCGCAAAATGATGGTGAAGCATGGCGTCGAGCATATCT TTGGATATCCCGGCGGCGCGATTCTCCCTGTATTTGATGCGATCTATAAAGCACCAGAATTCGACTTTGTCCTACCGCGACACGAACAAGGGGCCGGCCACATGGCCGAGGGATATGCGCGAGCATGTGGAAGGCCGGGCGTTGTCCTTGTCACATCAGGCCCCGGGGCAACGAATCTCATTACGCCCATGATGGACGCGCTCGCAGACGGAACCCCCATGGTAGTGTTCTGCGGCCAGGTCTCCACTGGCCGCGTTGGGATGGACGGGTTCCAAGAGGCCGATGTCCTGGGCATGTCACGATCATGCACGAAATGGAACATATCAGTCAGAGACGTGGTAGAGCTTCCATCACGAATCAACGAGGCATTTCAAATCGCGACATTCGGGCGCCCCGGTCCTGTGCTGGTTGAGCTGCCCATAGATGTGACGGCGTCGATTCTACAGCGTCCGATTCCCCGGTTGGACATCAGTCGTCCCACGAAATTGGGACTTGCGATGAGTAATATCCATCAACGAGATCTTCATAGTAGGATCGATCGTGTAGCCAGCTTGGTAAACACTGCAAAGCAGCCTGTTCTGTATGTCGGACAGGGTATGCTCGCCAGTCCCAGGGGCCCTGCACTGTTGAAGGAATTGGCAGACAAAGCTTCAATACCGGTCACTACCAGCCTTCAAGGACTGGGCGCATTTGATGAGACCGACCAAAAAGCTCTGCATATGCTCGGACTGCACGGATCTGGGTACGCCAATATCGCCATGCAAAACGCCGACCTTATTATTGCATTGGGCGCGCGGTTCGACGACCGCGTTACCGGCAGCATTCCGAAGTTTGCGCCAAAGGCCAAACAAGCAGCTGATGAAGGGCGTGGAGGAATTGTTCATTTTGATATCACGCCGAAGAATGTGAACAAGGTCGTTCAGGTGACAGAGGCGGTGCTCGGTGATTGCGCAGATAATTTGGAACTGCTACTTCCCCTggttgagaagaagaatcggCCAGAGTGGCTGTCAAAGATTGAATGCTGGAAAGAGCAGTTTCCCTTTTGCACTGTGCAGGAAGGCGATGGCTACCAGGATGGCCTGGTTCAACCACAGGCGCTTATTGAGGCCCTGAATCATCTCGTGGAACCTGTCAAGGAACGTACAATCATTACAACAGGTGTCGGGCAACACCAAATGTGGGCAGCGCAACACTTTCGCTGGAAACATCCTCGGACGCTGGTGACATCCGGGGGGCTGGGAACAATGGGCTATGGGCTTCCTGCAGCCATTGGCGCAAAGCTTGCGCGTCGCGACGCTCTGGTAATAGACATTGATGGTGACGCTTCGTTCAACATGACCCTCAACGAACTACTCACAGCCAGTCAATTCAACATAGACGTAAAGGTGCTTGTTCTCAATAACGAGGAACAGGGAATGGTCACACATCTGCAGTCTGTCTACTATCAAGACCGCTTCTGCCACAGCCACCACACCAACCCTGATTTTGTtgaagcagcagaggcaaTGGGTGTCCAGGCTGATCGCTGCTCAACATCGGGCGAAGTAAAGGATAAGTTGAAATGGCTGCTCAGCACCAAGGGGCCAGCTGTTCTGGAGGTAATGACGACAAAAAAAGCCCTGTCTCTTCCTATGGTCCCGGCTGGCAAAGGTCTTGATGAGTTTGTATATTATGACACGGAGAAATAA
- a CDS encoding uncharacterized protein (COG:G;~EggNog:ENOG410QDYC;~InterPro:IPR020846,IPR011701,IPR036259;~PFAM:PF07690;~TransMembrane:12 (i67-92o112-129i136-160o166-184i196-218o224-242i296-322o334-355i376-397o403-429i441-459o471-491i);~go_function: GO:0022857 - transmembrane transporter activity [Evidence IEA];~go_process: GO:0055085 - transmembrane transport [Evidence IEA]), with protein sequence MSSKSIKSAVHLESAHMPSVGVNTPLDIEPKEHGGPKTAEDGCTVFVPQPLNSPDDPLNWSSYKKNAVLGVVIACSFLPDYGSVTGAVTLTLQAKEYGNSPDTVNHSQSGNQFMVGAGGTVAVMLSAYFGRLPVLFWFMVAAFATAVGQANAHGFIGFFVPRVMNGFFSGVAQGGGLMFIKDLFFHHEQARKINLWQSCVILSPFMGPLLASFMTIQLSWRWPFHIYSILTGLALVSVIIFGRETYYNRNRPQSEPRSARSEWRELVGVEQWQTNRLGNTFVQAMLRSFRILKKPVVVLVNVYYVCIFAWLIAINATLPMFLTELYGFGSKQIGFMYLAPVVAAIIAYLCGHWLHDLLAHVHTKRNDGRFNPESRLIIVWFAIPFMISGLIIVGFALQRQWHYMLVALGWGCYTFGVIVNSASVNMYLLNSYPEASPEVGMWINFSRTAGGFIISYFQVEWVARVGAEITFGTQAAVCLAVFLIIVVLQLFGERLRGWGGELNFG encoded by the exons ATGAGTTCCAAAAGTATCAAGTCTGCAGTCCACCTGGAGTCTGCGCACATGCCGAGTGTGGGTGTGAATACACCACTCGACATAGAGCCAAAAGAACATGGAGGTCCAAAAACCGCTGAAGACGGCTGTACAGTCTTTGTTCCGCAGCCTTTGAACAGTCCCGACGACCCGTTGAATTGGAGCTCGTACAAAAAGAATGCAGTATTGGGAGTCGTTATTGCATGCTCGTTCCTCCCTGATTATGGCAGTGTTACTGGAGCTGTGACATTAACGCTTCAAGCCAA GGAATATGGGAATTCCCCAGACACCGTGAACCACTCTCAGTCGGGCAATCAGTTCATGGTAGGTGCAGGGGGTACCGTAGCCGTCATGCTATCTGCCTACTTTGGCCGACTGCCGGTGTTGTTCTGGTTTATGGTTGCTGCATTTGCTACAGCTGTTGGCCAAGCAAATGCCCATGGATTCATCGGGTTTTTCGTACCCCGTGTTATGAATGGTTTCTTCTCGGGCGTTGCACAGGGG GGCGGATTGATGTTCattaaagatttattcttCCATCACGAACAAGC GCGCAAGATCAACCTCTGGCAGTCATGCGTTATTCTATCCCCATTTATGGGACCACTGCTGGCCTCATTTATGACTATCCAGCTTTCCTGGCGCTGGCCATTTCATATCTACTCTATCTTGACGGGTCTTGCTTTGGTCAGTGTGATCATATTCGGTCGAGAGACGTATTACAATCGAAACCGCCCGCAGTCCGAACCCCGGAGTGCTCGTTCCGAGTGGCGGGAGTTGGTGGGGGTTGAGCAGTGGCAGACCAACCGGCTTGGAAATACATTTGTACAGGCTATGCTTCGGTCATTCCGGATCCTCAAGAAGCCTGTCGTGGTGCTAGTAAACGTATACTACGTTTGTATTTTTGCATGGCTCATCGCAATCAACGCGACCCTTCCTATGTTCCTGACGGAGCTGTACGGCTTTGGTTCGAAGCAGATTG GATTCATGTACCTTGCCCCGGTTGTCGCCGCCATAATCGCCTACCTATGTGGCCACTGGCTCCACGATCTGCTCGCCCACGTCCACACGAAACGGAACGACGGTAGATTCAACCCCGAGTCACGATTAATCATAGTATGGTTCGCCATTCCATTCATGATTTCAGGCCTGATTATCGTCGGATTCGCCCTCCAACGCCAGTGGCATTACATGCTAGTTGCGCTAGGCTGGGGCTGCTATACCTTCGGCGTGATTGTCAATTCGGCCAGCGTCAACATGTATCTGCTGAACTCGTACCCAGAAGCCAGCCCCGAAGTCGGCATGTGGATCAACTTCTCCCGGACGGCGGGGGGGTTCATCATCAGCTATTTCCAGGTGGAGTGGGTTGCCCGAGTGGGTGCGGAGATAACGTTTGGCACGCAGGCTGCGGTGTGTCTGGCGGTGTTTTTGATTATTGtggtgctgcagctgttcgGCGAGCGACTCCGGGGTTGGGGCGGCGAATTGAACTTTGGCTGA
- a CDS encoding uncharacterized protein (COG:C,H;~EggNog:ENOG410PUMQ;~InterPro:IPR036188,IPR002938;~PFAM:PF01494;~go_function: GO:0071949 - FAD binding [Evidence IEA]) yields the protein MSNEVEIPVVIIGGGGCGLTLSSFLSNYGIGHVLIEKHTSTSIIPKAHYLNQRTMEILQAHNMADEILQKTCPPRHMSQVAWQTSLGGSSPLDRQLIHKIECFGGNEGTEYSQSYKQDAPLRSGNLPLFRLEPILKGLAENRNPGKVLFGHQVVDFDDEGSVVHVKTADGEGKETVYKCQYLIGADGGRTVGPKLGIEMRGPRNITDMVSVHFGADLSEYWDDRYFACHFINGENGTVFESGAIVPMGPTWGSNSEEWVFHFGFSMDDEARHDESALIPRIRELLKIPELEIKVYKVSHWAIERVLADSYRKGRVFLAGDAGNRRPPTTGLGLNTAIEDSLNLAWKLALVLTEKASESILNSYEPERRAVGEINCDWGLFTFNNSAVINTVMGLIPGQKEHNKQQFQSLLEGSDKGRSFRAQVARIIETQAIEFCAHGIELGFRYTNGFLIPDGSIPAKRDPLGLQYFPTTQPGHRLPHAWIERQGQILSTHHLVRNNLAFALITDVDGSVWIPAAERVSKRLSVPISVAQIGTRCPYRDYEDRWDSLKGIQTGGAILVRPDNIVAWRSIYISRRDGKELEEAVDLLLRGRVDICEGVEDSSRPRL from the exons ATGTCGAACGAAGTCGAAATCCCCGTTGTCATCAtaggaggtggaggatgtggCTTGACACTGTCGAGCTTCCTATCCAACTATGGGATTGGACACGTCCTCATTGAGAAGCATACGAGCACATCCATAATACCCAAAGCGCATTATTTGAATCAGCGCACAATGGAGATTCTGCAAGCCCATAACATGGCTGATGAAATTCTCCAAAAGACTTGCCCTCCACGCCACATGAGCCAGGTTGCCTGGCAGACGTCCTTGGGTGGCTCCAGCCCTCTAGATCGTCAGCTAATTCACAAGATTGAGTGCTTTGGAGGAAATGAGGGCACAGAATATTCTCAGTCATACAA ACAAGATGCACCACTACGCTCCGGAAACCTACCGCTATTCAGACTGGAACCTATACTGAAAGGCCTAGCGGAGAACCGTAATCCAGGAAAGGTCCTGTTCGGTCACCAGGTGGTGGACTTTGACGACGAAGGCAGTGTAGTCCATGTGAAGACCGCCgacggcgaaggaaaagaaaccgtTTACAAATGCCAGTATTTAATTGGTGCCGACGGAGGGCGTACAGTTGGGCCCAAGCTTGGGATCGAAATGCGAGGGCCAAGGAATATCACGGACATGGTTTCTGTACACTTCGGGGCAGACCTCTCTGAATACTGGGACGACCGCTACTTTGCGTGCCATTTTATCAACGGTGAAAACGGCACTGTCTTCGAGAGCGGCGCCATTGTTCCCATGGGACCGACCTGGGGAAGCAACTCGGAAGAATGGGTCTTTCACTTTGGATTCTCTATGGATGACGAGGCTCGCCACGACGAATCCGCACTGATTCCTCGCATCCGTGAGCTTCTGAAGATCCCTGAATTAGAGATTAAGGTGTACAAAGTCAGCCACTGGGCTATCGAGCGAGTGCTAGCAGATTCATATCGCAAAGGGCGAGTGTTCCTTGCTGGCGATGCGGGAAACAGACGGCCACCTACAACCGGGCTCGGCCTGAATACAGCCATCGAAGACTCCCTCAATCTGGCGTGGAAACTAGCACTGGTGCTTACAGAAAAGGCTAGTGAGTCAATCCTTAACAGCTATGAGCCTGAAAGACGTGCAGTTGGTGAAATCAACTGTGACTGGGGATTGTTCACTTTCAACAACTCGGCCGTCATCAACACTGTCATGGGTCTTATACCTGGCCAAAAGGAACATAACAAGCAGCAATTCCAGTCATTACTTGAAGGCTCAGACAAGGGAAGGAGCTTCCGAGCACAGGTTGCACGGATTATAGAAACCCAAGCCATCGAGTTCTGTGCCCACGGTATCGAGCTCGGCTTCAGATATACCAATGGATTCCTCATACCCGATGGCTCCATTCCAGCAAAGCGAGATCCATTGGGTCTGCAATACTTCCCTACCACCCAGCCCGGTCATCGTCTGCCACATGCATGGATAGAACGACAAGGCCAGATCCTATCTACCCACCATCTCGTACGCAACAACCTTGCCTTCGCGCTGATTACAGATGTAGATGGTTCGGTATGGATCCCGGCTGCAGAGCGAGTGTCGAAACGTCTTAGTGTTCCAATTTCAGTGGCTCAAATTGGAACACGGTGCCCATACAGAGATTACGAGGACCGCTGGGACAGCTTGAAAGGCATTCAGACCGGAGGAGCGATTTTAGTTAGGCCTGACAATATTGTTGCTTGGCGGTCTATTTACATCAGTAGACGCGATGgaaaggaactggaagaagctGTGGATTTGTTGCTTCGAGGACGGGTCGATATATGTGAGGGTGTCGAGGATAGTTCTCGCCCAAGGCTATAA
- a CDS encoding uncharacterized protein (COG:S;~EggNog:ENOG410PPYJ;~InterPro:IPR004360,IPR037523,IPR029068;~PFAM:PF00903) gives MGDASVLRPSSLAHVVFRTKDLSRMLNFWTSFLGAERVFENDFIAFLRYDEEHHRIAIIQEPDTGPRVPTAAGLHHLAFSYPSLRALLHAHQEREKSGIKPTWCVNHGPTTSIYYKDPDGNAIETQVDNFDTVERANVFMTSNEFRDNPIGTDFDPRDVLRQLDSGVGESALKRRVEIGVRQSVPAGV, from the coding sequence ATGGGTGACGCCTCCGTTCTCCGCCCTAGCAGCCTAGCCCACGTTGTCTTCCGGACAAAAGACCTGTCCAGGATGCTCAACTTTTGGACCTCTTTCCTTGGAGCGGAGCGCGTGTTCGAGAATGACTTTATCGCTTTCCTGCGATACGATGAAGAACACCACCGGATTGCAATCATCCAGGAACCAGACACTGGCCCGCGCGTCCCGACCGCAGCAGGACTTCACCATCTCGCATTCTCGTATCCCTCTTTGCGTGCTTTGCTTCATGCACACCaggaaagagagaaatcTGGCATCAAGCCTACGTGGTGCGTGAATCACGGGCCCACTACGAGCATCTACTATAAGGACCCCGACGGCAATGCGATTGAGACCCAGGTGGACAATTTTGATACCGTCGAGAGGGCCAATGTATTTATGACATCAAACGAGTTCCGTGATAACCCGATCGGCACAGATTTTGATCCGCGCGATGTGCTGCGCCAGTTGGATTCTGGGGTTGGGGAAAGCGCCTTGAAAAGGAGGGTTGAGATCGGGGTCCGACAGTCTGTGCCGGCAGGTGTGTGA